In Populus nigra chromosome 1, ddPopNigr1.1, whole genome shotgun sequence, one genomic interval encodes:
- the LOC133691861 gene encoding dof zinc finger protein DOF2.2-like isoform X2 yields the protein MVFSSVPFYLDPPNWQQQPSQQPRASNESPQLPPLPPPTHVGGSGTAGSIRPGSMADRARLAKIPQPEVALKCPRCESTNTKFCYFNNYNLSQPRHFCKTCRRYWTRGGALRSVPVGGGCRRNKKRKVQSSSKSPVSSERQVGSTSSSTSALPSQVIGHLPQQQSQLPYMTSLHNLAQFGEGNIGLNFGGIQGQLGSTSGASGQTDMGFQIGSNSGMNSSAILSAGGEHQFPFFEFSPAGLYPLQSDGAETPISVNGDNQLQSMTPSSRVSQLAPVKTEGNQGLNLSKPYLGVPQNNQYYWGGNTWADLSGLNSSSTSHLLR from the exons ATGGTGTTCTCTTCAGTTCCATTCTATTTAGATCCTCCCAACTGGCAGCAG CAACCAAGTCAACAACCTAGAGCAAGCAATGAAAGCCCCCAGCTTCCACCTCTTCCTCCACCAACACATGTTGGTGGTAGTGGCACCGCTGGCTCAATCAGACCTGGTTCGATGGCTGATCGAGCTCGGTTGGCCAAGATACCTCAGCCTGAGGTAGCTCTAAAGTGCCCAAGGTGTGAATCTACCAACACCAAGTTTTGTTACTTCAATAACTATAACCTCTCTCAGCCCCGCCACTTTTGCAAAACCTGTCGGCGATACTGGACTAGAGGGGGTGCCCTTAGAAGTGTTCCTGTGGGTGGTGGATGCCgtagaaacaagaaaagaaaagtccaAAGTAGCTCCAAGTCTCCAGTTTCGAGTGAAAGGCAAGTGGGTTCAACTTCCAGTTCCACAAGTGCACTTCCATCACAGGTTATTGGTCATTTGCCTCAACAACAATCTCAATTACCCTACATGACCTCACTGCATAACCTGGCTCAATTCGGCGAGGGAAACATTGGGTTAAACTTTGGTGGAATTCAGGGACAGTTGGGATCAACAAGTGGTGCTAGTGGACAGACTGACATGGGGTTTCAGATAGGAAGCAACTCAGGAATGAATAGCAGTGCTATTTTATCAGCTGGAGGAGAGCATCAATTTCCTTTCTTTGAGTTTTCACCCGCAGGTTTATATCCACTTCAAAGTGACGGTGCTGAAACTCCGATTAGTGTTAATGGGGACAACCAGCTTCAATCTATGACTCCAAGCTCTAGGGTTTCTCAGTTAGCTCCAGTGAAGACAGAAGGAAACCAAGGGTTAAATTTATCGAAGCCATATTTGGGTGTCCCACAAAATAATCAGTACTATTGGGGTGGAAATACCTGGGCAGATTTATCAGGTCTCAATTCTTCTTCCACTAGCCATCTCTTAAGATAG
- the LOC133691861 gene encoding dof zinc finger protein DOF2.2-like isoform X1 — translation MVFSSVPFYLDPPNWQQQQPSQQPRASNESPQLPPLPPPTHVGGSGTAGSIRPGSMADRARLAKIPQPEVALKCPRCESTNTKFCYFNNYNLSQPRHFCKTCRRYWTRGGALRSVPVGGGCRRNKKRKVQSSSKSPVSSERQVGSTSSSTSALPSQVIGHLPQQQSQLPYMTSLHNLAQFGEGNIGLNFGGIQGQLGSTSGASGQTDMGFQIGSNSGMNSSAILSAGGEHQFPFFEFSPAGLYPLQSDGAETPISVNGDNQLQSMTPSSRVSQLAPVKTEGNQGLNLSKPYLGVPQNNQYYWGGNTWADLSGLNSSSTSHLLR, via the exons ATGGTGTTCTCTTCAGTTCCATTCTATTTAGATCCTCCCAACTGGCAGCAG CAGCAACCAAGTCAACAACCTAGAGCAAGCAATGAAAGCCCCCAGCTTCCACCTCTTCCTCCACCAACACATGTTGGTGGTAGTGGCACCGCTGGCTCAATCAGACCTGGTTCGATGGCTGATCGAGCTCGGTTGGCCAAGATACCTCAGCCTGAGGTAGCTCTAAAGTGCCCAAGGTGTGAATCTACCAACACCAAGTTTTGTTACTTCAATAACTATAACCTCTCTCAGCCCCGCCACTTTTGCAAAACCTGTCGGCGATACTGGACTAGAGGGGGTGCCCTTAGAAGTGTTCCTGTGGGTGGTGGATGCCgtagaaacaagaaaagaaaagtccaAAGTAGCTCCAAGTCTCCAGTTTCGAGTGAAAGGCAAGTGGGTTCAACTTCCAGTTCCACAAGTGCACTTCCATCACAGGTTATTGGTCATTTGCCTCAACAACAATCTCAATTACCCTACATGACCTCACTGCATAACCTGGCTCAATTCGGCGAGGGAAACATTGGGTTAAACTTTGGTGGAATTCAGGGACAGTTGGGATCAACAAGTGGTGCTAGTGGACAGACTGACATGGGGTTTCAGATAGGAAGCAACTCAGGAATGAATAGCAGTGCTATTTTATCAGCTGGAGGAGAGCATCAATTTCCTTTCTTTGAGTTTTCACCCGCAGGTTTATATCCACTTCAAAGTGACGGTGCTGAAACTCCGATTAGTGTTAATGGGGACAACCAGCTTCAATCTATGACTCCAAGCTCTAGGGTTTCTCAGTTAGCTCCAGTGAAGACAGAAGGAAACCAAGGGTTAAATTTATCGAAGCCATATTTGGGTGTCCCACAAAATAATCAGTACTATTGGGGTGGAAATACCTGGGCAGATTTATCAGGTCTCAATTCTTCTTCCACTAGCCATCTCTTAAGATAG
- the LOC133686062 gene encoding uncharacterized protein LOC133686062 — translation MVSFSGLGLGLSLVFGCFLLALVAELFYLLWWKKRVTNRKVEEEDDYSSSYAKEFFHLICWKKASSFRSNITQDGMREPDGPRQEPDLELGTNKDLLIKTLGEESVESEIMRLHNLCGPPRFLFTIKEETKEDLESDDGKTRGGRSREGSRTRSLSDIMVTIDTPSFHTPLASPRFKSPPFNVFDSYHHHGFNPLFESSVEAELSRLRSSPPPKFKFLRDAEEKLFRRLIEEAERRASKNCVPVQDLSEIKGPDSTMITEEREGSFLGFNVDKNKESELLYHLPQNHSSSSQVLPLASSPTTFRPLDKMPIMH, via the coding sequence ATGGTATCTTTCAGTGGGTTAGGTCTTGGTTTAAGCCTGGTCTTCGGTTGCTTTCTTTTAGCACTTGTTGCAGAGCTATTCTACCTGCTATGGTGGAAGAAAAGAGTCACCAACAGAAAAGTTGAAGAAGAGGATGATTATAGCAGCAGCTATGCTAAGGAGTTCTTTCATCTTATTTGCTGGAAGAAAGCCTCCTCTTTCAGAAGCAACATTACTCAAGATGGTATGAGAGAGCCAGACGGCCCTCGCCAAGAACCAGACCTGGAACTAGGCACAAACAAGgatttacttataaaaacaCTTGGTGAAGAAAGTGTGGAATCTGAGATCATGAGGCTGCACAATCTCTGTGGTCCGCCACGATTTCTCTTCACCATAAAAGAGGAAACGAAGGAGGATTTGGAGTCGGATGATGGGAAGACTAGAGGTGGTAGGAGCAGAGAAGGATCGAGGACAAGAAGCTTGAGTGATATTATGGTGACTATTGACACCCCATCATTCCATACTCCTTTGGCTTCTCCACGTTTTAAATCCCCTCCCTTCAATGTTTTTGATTCTTATCATCACCATGGATTCAATCCACTCTTTGAATCATCAGTGGAAGCAGAGCTTAGCAGGTTGAGATCTTCCCCGCCTCCAAAATTCAAGTTCTTGAGGGACGCAGAGGAAAAACTGTTTAGAAGGCTAATAGAAGAGGCTGAAAGAAGGGCATCTAAGAATTGTGTTCCTGTTCAAGATTTATCAGAGATTAAAGGACCCGATTCAACCATGATAACAGAAGAGAGAGAAGGGTCTTTTTTAGGCTTTAATGTTGACAAGAACAAAGAAAGTGAACTTCTATATCATCTACCACAGAATCATTCAAGCTCTTCTCAGGTACTCCCACTGGCTTCTTCCCCTACAACATTCAGACCCCTAGACAAGATGCCCATTAtgcattaa